From the Exiguobacterium aurantiacum genome, one window contains:
- the rpsT gene encoding 30S ribosomal protein S20 has product MANIKSAIKRAKTSEKRRVANSQEKAAMRTAVKRVDTLVVEGNKEAAQEAFVLATKKIDKAAAKGLIHQNKAGRDKSRLAARIAAL; this is encoded by the coding sequence ATGGCAAATATCAAATCAGCAATCAAACGTGCAAAAACTTCTGAAAAGCGTCGCGTAGCGAACTCGCAAGAGAAAGCAGCAATGCGTACAGCAGTAAAACGTGTTGATACTCTCGTTGTAGAAGGTAACAAAGAAGCTGCTCAAGAAGCTTTCGTCCTCGCTACTAAGAAAATCGACAAGGCTGCAGCAAAAGGTCTTATCCACCAAAACAAAGCAGGTCGTGACAAATCACGTCTCGCAGCTCGCATCGCAGCTCTCTAA
- a CDS encoding YqzM family protein, with the protein MHINSVRPQSENPFENDVQCKRNDAIDSAIGFIVPFGFFFTIFAIGVLIKFLSL; encoded by the coding sequence ATGCATATTAACTCTGTTCGCCCACAAAGCGAAAACCCGTTCGAGAACGACGTACAATGCAAACGTAACGATGCCATCGATTCAGCAATCGGCTTCATCGTCCCGTTCGGCTTTTTCTTCACCATCTTCGCGATTGGTGTCCTCATCAAGTTCTTGAGCCTATAA
- the holA gene encoding DNA polymerase III subunit delta → MCVLNEPWLHNGKLSNVYVLFGTEKYLLETWERAIIKAANPSGDQFDVMQLDLHETSLDTALDEAETVPFFSEYRTVIVKHAQFLTGAKEKQKQNVERLTEYVLQPAPYSVLVFVIEAEKLDERKKVVKRLKERAIVLEAKKPSQSELMRYVGDELNRRSQKMERATVERLLFLCQDDWGKLVRELEKLQLYASDGADIPIEIVNDLVPRTLEDNVFQLSEFLVARRADAALRLVRDLEKQGQELIGLLSLLARQYRNMYLAKQLTEKGYGEKQIASKIGAHPYTVKLASQASRNFSEAQLGRSLTLIADADEAMKTGRGDKQVVFDTLVCQLTLL, encoded by the coding sequence GTGTGTGTTTTGAATGAACCGTGGCTGCATAACGGAAAGTTGTCAAACGTGTACGTCCTGTTTGGGACAGAGAAATATTTGCTAGAGACGTGGGAACGGGCGATTATCAAAGCTGCCAACCCGTCTGGTGATCAATTTGATGTGATGCAGCTCGATTTACACGAGACGTCCCTCGACACGGCGCTCGATGAAGCAGAGACGGTACCATTTTTCAGCGAATATCGGACCGTCATCGTCAAACATGCCCAGTTTTTGACGGGGGCGAAAGAGAAACAGAAACAAAACGTTGAGCGCTTGACGGAATACGTGTTACAACCGGCGCCTTACTCCGTGCTCGTCTTTGTCATCGAAGCAGAAAAACTCGATGAACGAAAAAAAGTCGTCAAACGCCTGAAAGAACGGGCCATCGTGCTCGAAGCGAAAAAACCGAGCCAGTCCGAACTGATGCGTTACGTCGGCGACGAATTAAATCGTCGCAGCCAAAAGATGGAGCGGGCAACCGTCGAGCGGCTGTTGTTCCTCTGTCAGGACGATTGGGGAAAACTCGTGCGCGAGCTTGAAAAATTACAACTGTATGCGAGCGACGGGGCCGACATCCCGATCGAAATCGTCAACGATCTGGTCCCGCGGACACTCGAGGATAACGTGTTCCAGCTGTCCGAATTTTTAGTGGCCCGTCGCGCGGATGCGGCACTTCGGCTCGTCCGGGATTTGGAGAAGCAAGGACAGGAGTTGATTGGTCTGTTGTCGCTCCTCGCCCGACAGTATCGGAATATGTATCTCGCCAAACAGTTGACCGAGAAGGGGTATGGCGAGAAACAAATCGCCTCGAAAATCGGGGCGCACCCGTACACGGTAAAACTCGCCTCACAAGCGAGTCGGAATTTCTCGGAGGCCCAGCTCGGCCGTTCGCTGACGTTGATCGCTGACGCGGACGAGGCGATGAAGACGGGACGGGGCGACAAACAAGTCGTCTTCGATACGCTCGTCTGCCAATTGACATTACTGTGA
- the serC gene encoding 3-phosphoserine/phosphohydroxythreonine transaminase: MAVVYNFSAGPGVLPEPVLREVQAEFLSYKQGVSIVEMSHRSDTFGTIVEQLETRLRRLMHIPDDYAVLFLQGGATLQFSMVPMNLRETGRFAYLDSGIWSKKAIADAKHFGDVIVAGSSAASNYGTIPDWPEHIQDVDYLHVTLNNTIEGTRYTKLPDTDVPLVADVSSNILAEAIDVQRYGLLYAGAQKNIGPAGLTLVIIRRDLITERDLPSYLAYSKHVDTLLNTPSTFSLYVAERVLAWVETEGGVEEMERRNEKKSKLLYDALDTSPLFYALVSGKNRSLTNIPFTTGDDATDEAFRQFAETRGLIELGGHRSVGGLRASLYNAMPLEGVTRLIDVMHEFEQEGQDVSYKNV; encoded by the coding sequence GTGGCGGTGGTCTATAATTTTTCAGCAGGGCCGGGCGTATTGCCGGAACCTGTCTTACGTGAAGTGCAAGCCGAGTTTCTGTCTTATAAACAAGGGGTGTCCATCGTCGAGATGAGCCACCGCTCGGATACGTTCGGGACGATCGTCGAGCAGCTCGAGACGAGACTGCGGCGGTTGATGCACATTCCTGACGACTACGCCGTCCTGTTCCTTCAAGGGGGAGCGACGCTTCAATTTTCGATGGTGCCGATGAATCTTCGCGAAACGGGTCGTTTCGCCTATCTCGACAGCGGGATTTGGTCGAAGAAGGCGATTGCTGATGCGAAACACTTCGGTGACGTCATCGTCGCGGGCAGTTCAGCCGCATCGAACTATGGCACAATCCCGGATTGGCCGGAACATATACAGGACGTCGATTATCTTCATGTGACGTTGAACAATACGATTGAAGGGACGCGCTATACGAAGCTCCCAGACACGGACGTCCCGCTCGTCGCCGACGTCTCATCGAACATCTTGGCGGAAGCGATCGATGTGCAGCGCTATGGTTTGTTATACGCCGGTGCGCAAAAAAATATCGGACCGGCCGGATTGACGCTCGTGATCATCCGTCGCGATTTAATCACCGAACGCGATTTGCCGTCGTATCTTGCCTACAGCAAGCACGTCGATACGCTCCTCAATACCCCGTCGACGTTCAGTCTGTATGTCGCTGAGCGGGTCCTCGCCTGGGTCGAGACCGAAGGCGGCGTCGAGGAGATGGAACGTCGTAACGAAAAGAAGAGCAAGCTGTTGTATGACGCATTGGATACGTCACCATTGTTTTACGCCCTCGTGTCCGGCAAGAATCGGTCGTTGACGAACATCCCGTTCACGACCGGAGATGACGCGACGGATGAAGCGTTCCGGCAGTTCGCCGAGACGCGCGGGTTGATCGAACTCGGGGGTCATCGGTCGGTCGGCGGCCTGCGAGCGAGTCTATACAACG
- the lepA gene encoding translation elongation factor 4, which translates to MNKQELENRQKRIRNFSIIAHIDHGKSTLADRILERTGALTAREMKEQTLDAMDLERERGITIKLNAVKLNYTAKDGEEYILHLIDTPGHVDFTYEVSRSLAACEGAVLVVDAAQGIEAQTLANVYLALDNDLEIIPVINKIDLPSADVERVRQEIEDVIGLDASDAVPASAKAGIGIEEILEQVVELVPPPTGDPSAPLQALIFDSYYDAYRGVVASIRIVNGSVKVGDKVQMMSTGKSFDVTDLGVSTPKPVSVKELNVGDVGTLSASIKTVGDVRVGDTITLAKNPSTEQLPGYRKMNPMVYCGLYPIDAAKYNDLREALERLQLSDAALEFEPETSQALGFGFRSGFLGMLHMEIIQERIEREFGIDLITTAPSVIYHVTTTAGDVIHVDNPSKMPEQQKVESIEEPYVKAAIMTPNDYVGAIMELCQKKRGSFIDMQYIDTTRVKITYDIPLSEIVYDFFDQLKSSTKGYASLDYDLIGYRPSRLVKMDILLNNELVDALSFIVHRDFAYERGKVIVEKLKALIPRMQFEVPIQAAVGTKIVARSTIKALRKNVLAKCYGGDISRKRKLLEKQKEGKKRMKMVGSVEVPQEAFMSVLSMDEE; encoded by the coding sequence ATGAATAAACAAGAATTAGAGAATCGTCAGAAGAGAATACGAAACTTTTCCATCATCGCCCACATCGACCATGGGAAGTCGACGCTTGCTGACCGGATTCTCGAGAGAACTGGTGCGCTCACAGCGCGTGAAATGAAAGAACAGACGCTTGACGCGATGGATCTCGAACGGGAACGTGGGATCACGATCAAGTTGAACGCCGTTAAATTGAACTATACCGCAAAAGATGGTGAAGAGTACATCCTTCACTTAATCGATACACCGGGACACGTCGACTTCACATATGAAGTCTCGCGCTCGCTCGCAGCCTGTGAAGGGGCTGTCCTTGTCGTCGATGCCGCGCAAGGGATCGAAGCCCAGACGCTCGCGAACGTCTATCTCGCCCTCGATAACGACCTCGAGATCATCCCGGTCATCAACAAAATCGATTTGCCATCGGCTGACGTCGAACGCGTCCGTCAAGAGATCGAAGACGTGATTGGACTCGATGCGAGTGACGCTGTGCCGGCTTCTGCCAAGGCGGGAATCGGGATTGAAGAGATTCTCGAACAAGTTGTCGAACTCGTTCCGCCGCCGACGGGTGATCCGTCGGCACCGCTCCAGGCGCTCATCTTCGATTCGTACTATGACGCCTACCGTGGCGTCGTCGCCTCGATTCGAATCGTCAACGGTTCGGTCAAGGTCGGGGACAAGGTCCAAATGATGTCGACCGGTAAATCGTTCGACGTGACGGATCTCGGCGTCTCGACGCCGAAACCGGTCTCGGTCAAGGAGTTGAACGTCGGAGATGTTGGTACGCTATCGGCGTCCATCAAGACGGTCGGCGACGTTCGTGTCGGTGATACGATCACGCTCGCTAAAAACCCATCGACGGAACAGCTACCGGGTTACCGGAAGATGAACCCGATGGTGTATTGTGGCCTGTATCCAATCGATGCCGCCAAATATAACGATTTGCGCGAAGCGCTCGAGCGGCTCCAATTGTCGGATGCGGCACTCGAATTCGAACCGGAGACGTCACAAGCACTCGGCTTTGGCTTCCGCAGCGGATTCCTCGGCATGCTCCACATGGAAATCATTCAAGAGCGAATCGAGCGTGAGTTCGGGATCGACTTGATCACGACGGCACCGTCGGTAATCTATCACGTCACGACGACGGCGGGTGACGTCATCCATGTCGATAACCCGTCGAAAATGCCGGAACAACAAAAAGTCGAGTCGATTGAAGAGCCTTATGTCAAAGCGGCCATCATGACACCGAACGACTATGTCGGGGCCATCATGGAGCTTTGTCAGAAGAAGCGCGGCAGTTTCATCGATATGCAGTATATCGATACGACACGCGTCAAAATCACGTACGACATCCCGCTCAGTGAAATCGTCTACGATTTCTTCGATCAGTTGAAGTCGAGCACGAAAGGATACGCCTCGCTCGATTACGATTTGATTGGGTATCGCCCGTCACGCCTCGTCAAGATGGATATCCTCCTCAACAACGAACTCGTCGATGCGCTCAGCTTCATCGTTCACCGCGATTTCGCCTACGAACGAGGCAAGGTCATCGTCGAGAAATTGAAGGCGCTCATCCCACGGATGCAGTTCGAAGTGCCGATTCAAGCAGCGGTCGGAACGAAGATCGTGGCCCGCTCGACGATCAAGGCGCTCCGTAAGAACGTCCTCGCTAAATGTTACGGCGGTGACATCTCGCGGAAACGTAAATTGCTCGAGAAACAAAAAGAAGGTAAAAAGCGCATGAAGATGGTTGGTTCCGTCGAAGTGCCACAAGAAGCGTTCATGTCCGTCTTGTCGATGGACGAAGAATAA
- a CDS encoding ComEC/Rec2 family competence protein: MPLYPLLPISLLIAWTHGSAVLGTLIAVGTVLTWRGQSVYTHLGAGLLVLVVLMRPDVTAIPAEGPHVFSVESRRDNGLSVRLYGQIAGTEGVLTGRDIALGRPGETCLVTFTDTPFAPLRNTGGFDEASWALGAGLTFKGSDVSIEACRPSVGLNGRLLRWKERQLTRIETTYRTDVALYMEALLFGESRMLDEETSFSYRVTGLLHLLVISGSHIALLVLAFWWLLRGLPFRRETKTQLIITVVTLFGWMTGFSPPVARAVLVADLLLGLSLFGIHVRDPIRLLSWCGAMLLAMQPYLLWNLGFQLTIVMTLFLLVTRSIWHGPFGLAVYAQWFGLIFLWPVQSILSILAPVYNVLVGLLIAWVIIPIAFLTYIVPAAEPLLHPVLDGLNGTFQLHHDWQPWLPLHEFTFWHAVALAIGLWGGLILLEWKRWTGWALALGSLFFLHVTLEWAEQPRVTFLDVGQGDAIVVEYGEVTGVIDVGGVYQDPNEQKRSTYDPGADVVAPYIWKRGERRLDFLLLTHADHDHIGGLTGLLEAMPVEEVWLSAEVADRDKRDELLAVLAEYDVPVRLLSAGDRPYPWMWVVAPHGSGEDENANSVSLFMKVGALSYLLTGDLPDTREGSIPTVDVDVFKLGHHGAESSSSRELIERVDPEWIVVSVGANNRYGHPHPDTLERIEGRRLLRTDEDGMVVCEGNRCRGIVTRAVTP; encoded by the coding sequence ATGCCACTCTATCCCTTATTGCCCATCAGCCTCCTGATCGCGTGGACGCACGGGTCGGCCGTCCTAGGCACCCTGATCGCCGTCGGGACCGTTTTGACGTGGCGCGGTCAATCTGTCTACACCCATCTTGGTGCCGGGCTGCTCGTGCTCGTCGTGCTAATGCGTCCAGACGTCACAGCGATACCGGCCGAAGGTCCACATGTGTTCTCGGTCGAGAGCCGACGAGACAACGGGCTGTCGGTCCGGCTGTACGGACAGATTGCCGGGACCGAAGGCGTGTTGACCGGACGAGACATCGCGCTCGGCCGCCCGGGCGAAACGTGTCTTGTCACGTTCACGGATACCCCATTCGCACCATTACGCAATACGGGCGGGTTCGATGAGGCGTCCTGGGCGCTCGGTGCCGGGCTTACGTTCAAAGGGAGCGACGTATCGATCGAGGCGTGTCGTCCGAGTGTAGGATTGAATGGCCGCCTGCTCCGCTGGAAAGAGCGACAGCTGACGAGAATCGAGACGACGTACCGGACGGACGTGGCGCTCTATATGGAGGCGCTCCTATTCGGGGAAAGCCGCATGCTCGATGAAGAGACGTCATTCTCTTATCGAGTGACCGGATTGTTACATCTGCTCGTCATCTCAGGGTCGCATATCGCCCTCCTCGTCTTGGCGTTCTGGTGGTTGCTGCGCGGTTTGCCGTTCCGTCGCGAGACGAAGACGCAACTCATCATCACCGTGGTCACGCTGTTCGGTTGGATGACGGGGTTTTCGCCCCCGGTCGCACGGGCCGTGCTCGTCGCCGACTTGTTGCTCGGGTTGTCGCTGTTCGGGATTCACGTCCGCGACCCGATTCGGCTACTGAGTTGGTGTGGCGCGATGTTGCTCGCGATGCAACCGTATTTGTTATGGAACTTGGGGTTTCAATTGACGATCGTGATGACGTTGTTCTTGCTCGTGACGCGGTCGATTTGGCATGGACCGTTCGGCTTGGCCGTCTATGCGCAATGGTTCGGTCTCATCTTCCTATGGCCCGTGCAATCGATTCTATCCATATTGGCACCGGTCTATAACGTGCTCGTCGGATTGTTGATCGCTTGGGTCATCATCCCGATCGCGTTTCTCACGTACATCGTGCCGGCGGCCGAACCGTTGTTGCACCCGGTCCTCGACGGTTTGAATGGGACGTTCCAATTGCATCATGACTGGCAACCTTGGCTCCCGTTGCATGAGTTCACGTTTTGGCACGCTGTGGCGCTCGCTATCGGATTATGGGGCGGGTTAATCTTACTCGAATGGAAGCGGTGGACGGGGTGGGCGTTGGCGCTCGGCTCCCTATTCTTCCTGCACGTCACGTTGGAATGGGCCGAGCAGCCCCGTGTCACGTTTTTAGATGTCGGACAAGGCGATGCCATCGTCGTCGAATATGGCGAGGTGACCGGGGTCATCGACGTCGGCGGGGTGTATCAAGACCCGAACGAACAAAAGCGTTCCACATACGACCCGGGAGCGGACGTCGTCGCCCCGTATATATGGAAGCGCGGGGAACGTCGTCTCGATTTCTTACTGCTCACCCATGCCGACCATGACCATATTGGAGGACTGACCGGGCTGCTCGAGGCGATGCCCGTCGAGGAAGTATGGCTCTCGGCGGAAGTGGCGGACCGTGACAAGCGGGACGAATTGTTGGCCGTTCTGGCCGAGTATGACGTCCCGGTTCGTCTCTTGTCGGCCGGAGACCGGCCGTATCCGTGGATGTGGGTCGTCGCGCCGCACGGGTCAGGCGAGGATGAGAATGCGAACTCGGTATCGCTGTTCATGAAAGTCGGGGCCCTGTCGTATTTATTGACCGGAGATTTACCGGACACGAGGGAAGGGAGCATCCCGACCGTCGATGTCGATGTGTTCAAGCTCGGACATCACGGGGCAGAGTCGTCTTCGAGTCGTGAGTTGATTGAACGGGTCGACCCCGAATGGATCGTCGTCAGCGTCGGGGCGAACAATCGCTACGGGCACCCGCACCCCGACACGCTTGAACGAATCGAGGGCAGACGGTTATTACGGACGGACGAAGATGGGATGGTCGTCTGTGAAGGAAATCGCTGTCGCGGGATTGTAACGAGGGCGGTCACTCCATGA
- a CDS encoding GNAT family N-acetyltransferase, with protein MGLQEVRLEDVIPLRHDVLRPGQAVEACYFEGDDAETTRHYAWVEDGRVLSIATVLRQEREFSGERAPLQLRGMATAKDVAGTGIGSAFLQALHRELDDSWWCNARAIAVRFYERNGLVTVGDAFDIPGIGPHYVMKYEKTAGS; from the coding sequence ATGGGATTACAGGAAGTGAGACTAGAAGACGTGATTCCGCTCCGGCATGACGTGTTACGTCCGGGGCAGGCGGTCGAGGCGTGTTATTTTGAAGGGGATGACGCCGAGACGACACGGCACTACGCGTGGGTCGAAGATGGGCGCGTGTTGTCGATCGCGACCGTCCTGCGCCAAGAACGTGAGTTTTCTGGTGAACGCGCGCCGCTTCAACTGCGAGGCATGGCGACCGCAAAAGACGTCGCTGGTACCGGAATCGGTTCGGCCTTCTTGCAGGCGCTCCACCGCGAGCTCGACGACTCTTGGTGGTGCAACGCCCGAGCCATTGCCGTCCGGTTTTATGAACGGAACGGATTAGTGACGGTCGGGGACGCGTTCGACATTCCAGGGATCGGACCCCATTACGTGATGAAATACGAAAAAACAGCCGGCTCCTAA